One segment of Zhihengliuella halotolerans DNA contains the following:
- a CDS encoding helix-turn-helix domain-containing protein: MRFMRLDDVADELDVKLSLVRNLVKTGELPAIQVGGRGMWRVEREDFEKYIDRQREAARAAAEQYRAEHVAEEKQDSA; the protein is encoded by the coding sequence ATGAGATTCATGCGGCTTGACGATGTTGCGGACGAGTTGGACGTCAAACTCTCCCTGGTGCGGAACCTGGTGAAGACCGGCGAGCTTCCGGCCATCCAGGTCGGCGGCCGGGGCATGTGGCGCGTCGAGCGCGAGGACTTCGAGAAGTACATCGACCGCCAGCGGGAGGCTGCGAGGGCGGCGGCGGAGCAGTACCGCGCCGAGCACGTGGCCGAAGAGAAGCAGGATTCGGCGTAG
- a CDS encoding Lrp/AsnC family transcriptional regulator, with protein MTSASHQLDATDKRILIALDDDPRVPIMMLAQQLGLARGTVQSRLEKLTAAGVLQANSIRVTPTALGYTVAASVDAQVEQSRLLDAVAALQDIPEVLECLAPAGDTDLRLRVTAKDTDHLYRVSEKIRLCPGITRTSTTLFLRQLIPYRTTGLLTE; from the coding sequence ATGACTTCAGCGAGCCATCAACTCGACGCGACGGACAAGCGCATCCTGATTGCGCTCGACGACGATCCGCGTGTCCCCATCATGATGCTCGCCCAGCAGCTCGGCCTGGCCCGCGGCACCGTCCAGTCGCGCCTCGAGAAGCTCACCGCGGCCGGCGTGCTGCAGGCCAACAGCATCCGCGTCACGCCCACCGCCCTCGGCTACACCGTCGCCGCCTCGGTGGACGCGCAGGTCGAGCAGTCTCGGCTCCTCGACGCCGTCGCGGCCCTGCAGGACATCCCCGAAGTCCTCGAGTGCCTGGCCCCCGCGGGCGACACCGACCTCCGCCTCCGCGTCACCGCCAAGGACACCGACCACCTCTACCGGGTCAGCGAGAAGATCCGCCTCTGCCCGGGCATCACGCGCACGTCGACGACGCTCTTCCTGCGCCAGCTCATCCCCTACCGGACCACGGGCCTGCTGACGGAGTAA
- a CDS encoding DNA-3-methyladenine glycosylase I, with protein MAVTEDIGNGLVVGEDGLSRPAWAAHDDLLREYYDTEWGLPVRDEQGVFERLSLEAFQSGLSWATILRKRPAFRTAFAGFDPERVAAFGEADVARLLGDAGIIRNRAKIDAAIRNARATLELREGPEDLAAFVWSFQPEETPVPRTAAEVPSTSPESKALAKALKKKGFAFVGPTTMFALMEAIGIVDTHVVGSHRRGSSGVWAD; from the coding sequence ATGGCGGTCACGGAAGATATCGGCAACGGGCTCGTCGTCGGCGAGGACGGGCTCTCCCGACCCGCCTGGGCGGCGCACGACGACTTGTTGCGCGAGTACTACGACACCGAATGGGGCCTGCCCGTACGCGACGAGCAGGGCGTCTTCGAGCGGCTGAGCCTGGAGGCCTTCCAGTCGGGGCTCTCCTGGGCCACGATCCTGCGCAAGCGGCCGGCCTTCCGGACGGCGTTCGCGGGCTTCGACCCGGAACGCGTCGCGGCCTTCGGCGAGGCCGACGTGGCGCGCCTGCTAGGCGACGCCGGCATCATCAGGAATCGGGCCAAGATCGACGCCGCGATCCGGAACGCCCGGGCGACGCTCGAGCTCCGGGAGGGGCCGGAGGACCTCGCCGCGTTCGTGTGGTCGTTTCAGCCGGAGGAAACACCGGTACCGCGCACCGCGGCGGAGGTACCGTCGACGTCCCCCGAGTCGAAAGCGCTCGCCAAGGCGCTGAAGAAGAAGGGCTTCGCCTTCGTGGGGCCGACGACGATGTTCGCGCTCATGGAGGCGATCGGGATCGTCGACACGCACGTCGTCGGCAGCCACCGGCGCGGAAGCAGCGGCGTCTGGGCGGACTGA
- a CDS encoding NUDIX hydrolase: MPVPDFILRLRERIGTDPLWLPGVTAVVLRGDGRDEVLLVRRSDNGAWTPVTGIVDPGEHPARTAVREAAEETGVEIEVEALAWVSVTDPVVHVNGDRAQYLDHTFRCRYISGEPYPADDESTAAGWFRLDDLPPMREIYLERIRTAVEHDGSTRLE, translated from the coding sequence ATGCCTGTACCGGACTTCATTCTGCGCTTGCGCGAGCGGATCGGCACCGACCCGCTCTGGCTCCCTGGAGTCACGGCCGTCGTCCTGCGGGGCGACGGCCGTGACGAGGTGCTGCTCGTGCGCCGCTCCGACAACGGCGCGTGGACACCGGTGACCGGGATCGTGGATCCGGGCGAGCATCCCGCGCGCACAGCCGTGCGGGAAGCGGCCGAAGAGACCGGCGTCGAGATCGAGGTCGAGGCCCTCGCGTGGGTGAGCGTCACCGACCCGGTGGTCCACGTCAACGGGGACCGCGCCCAGTACCTCGACCACACGTTCCGCTGCCGGTATATCTCCGGCGAGCCGTACCCGGCCGACGACGAGTCGACCGCGGCGGGCTGGTTCCGGCTCGACGATCTGCCGCCGATGCGCGAGATCTACCTCGAGCGCATCCGCACGGCGGTCGAGCATGACGGCAGCACGCGTCTGGAGTAG
- a CDS encoding alpha/beta fold hydrolase: MSHSLSGQPIVLLHGWPVTEAHWRNLLPPLHRAGFTPVPITLPGLGIPRGSAHSFRKSELADWLREELADRGIERFAVMGHDWGGTVAALLAAMMPSAVTALVIEEEVLPGITVDIPAPGDQHYPSWHGPFNRVVGVAEELVPGREASYYGPFLQQSAGPAGLDPDAVQSYVEAYAAAGVLEAGLGYYRTRAADIADVERIQKNPIQTPVLAIGGRYAMGPAVAEGLRPVATDVLEAVLEQSGHYPAEQEPEAAASVIVEFLQQHHRQPALNRAQPA, encoded by the coding sequence ATGAGTCATTCTTTGAGCGGCCAGCCGATCGTCCTCCTGCACGGATGGCCCGTCACCGAGGCGCACTGGAGGAACCTGTTGCCGCCGCTGCACCGTGCTGGATTCACGCCTGTGCCCATCACGCTGCCCGGTCTCGGCATCCCGCGCGGGAGCGCGCACAGCTTCCGGAAGAGTGAGCTCGCGGACTGGTTGCGCGAGGAGCTCGCTGACCGCGGAATCGAACGTTTCGCCGTCATGGGCCACGATTGGGGAGGAACCGTCGCGGCTCTCCTGGCCGCCATGATGCCGTCGGCAGTGACGGCGCTCGTCATCGAGGAAGAAGTTCTTCCCGGCATCACCGTAGACATTCCGGCACCCGGCGATCAGCACTACCCTTCGTGGCACGGCCCCTTCAATCGCGTGGTCGGTGTCGCCGAGGAACTCGTACCGGGGCGCGAGGCTTCGTACTACGGCCCCTTCCTCCAGCAGAGCGCCGGGCCCGCGGGCCTAGATCCGGATGCGGTGCAGTCCTATGTCGAGGCCTACGCGGCAGCCGGTGTCCTCGAGGCTGGGCTCGGCTACTACCGCACCCGAGCGGCCGACATCGCCGACGTCGAACGAATTCAGAAGAACCCGATCCAGACGCCGGTGCTCGCGATCGGCGGGCGTTACGCCATGGGCCCCGCGGTCGCGGAGGGCCTCCGCCCGGTAGCAACCGACGTCCTCGAAGCCGTCCTGGAACAATCCGGTCATTACCCGGCCGAGCAAGAACCCGAAGCGGCTGCCAGTGTCATCGTCGAATTCCTCCAACAACACCATCGGCAGCCAGCGCTCAACAGGGCCCAGCCCGCATAG
- a CDS encoding FadR/GntR family transcriptional regulator: protein MTIVRRESLAEQAAELLLSRIRDGEWEIGGKLPGETTLAPQLGVGRSTAREAIRILAGRGVLTTRQGAGVFVTATDTPASWEAVLARADVVAVIEARTAIEVEAAALAARRRTAVELNDLRRALDDREQHRSDIGEYVETDMAFHRCIIVAAHSPVLLELFDGFESRSRQAMSDMLRLRGHHGDQADHDTHELIYEAIASRDAEAAAALTRAHLNMLKELLR, encoded by the coding sequence ATGACGATTGTGCGCCGCGAATCCCTTGCCGAGCAGGCCGCCGAGCTCCTTCTCTCGCGTATCCGGGACGGGGAATGGGAGATCGGCGGGAAGCTGCCTGGTGAGACGACTCTCGCCCCGCAGCTCGGCGTCGGCAGGTCCACGGCCCGAGAAGCGATCCGCATTCTCGCGGGCCGTGGCGTCCTCACCACTCGCCAAGGGGCTGGCGTGTTCGTCACTGCTACTGATACCCCTGCGAGCTGGGAGGCCGTCCTTGCGCGTGCTGACGTCGTTGCGGTCATCGAGGCGCGGACGGCGATCGAAGTCGAAGCCGCCGCGCTTGCTGCCCGACGCCGCACGGCGGTCGAACTCAACGACCTCCGAAGAGCGCTGGACGATCGCGAGCAGCACCGGTCGGACATCGGCGAGTACGTTGAGACCGACATGGCGTTTCACCGCTGCATCATCGTCGCAGCGCACAGCCCGGTCCTCCTCGAGCTGTTCGACGGCTTCGAATCCCGCAGCCGTCAGGCCATGAGCGACATGCTTCGCCTTCGCGGCCATCACGGAGATCAAGCGGACCACGACACTCACGAGCTCATCTATGAGGCGATCGCCTCGCGCGACGCAGAAGCGGCCGCCGCCCTCACTCGCGCGCACCTCAACATGCTCAAAGAACTGCTCAGGTGA
- a CDS encoding arsenic resistance protein: protein MERHQVGLYLAAIGLGALAGLGLPALAGLGLPALAGLGLPALAGPAAVLINPALGVLLYATFLSIPVAHLARAARDWRFLIAILALNFALVPPLVFGLSRFVADDAALTLGVLFVLLTPCVDYVIVFTGLAGGAKDRLLAAAPILLLAQLVALPGLLWLMAGHDVVARLDLAPFVDALLYLILLPLAAAMLTQLLAERGGPRVRRAAGRSARTMLAVMVPLMMLTLAVVVASQIHGVSLELARLARLIPLYAGFGVLMFAAGLLLGRAPGWIGRPGFDVAARRAIVFTGVTRNSLVVLPLVLALPAAYDLAPLAVVTQTLVELVLMVILVRWVPRLIPAPNGSSRLGP, encoded by the coding sequence ATGGAGCGGCACCAGGTCGGGCTCTACCTGGCCGCGATCGGGCTCGGCGCGCTCGCCGGCCTCGGCCTCCCCGCGCTCGCCGGCCTCGGCCTCCCCGCGCTCGCCGGCCTCGGCCTCCCCGCGCTCGCCGGGCCTGCGGCCGTGCTCATCAATCCCGCGCTCGGCGTGCTGCTGTACGCGACGTTCCTGTCCATCCCGGTCGCCCACCTCGCCCGCGCCGCGCGCGACTGGCGCTTCCTGATCGCGATCCTCGCCCTGAACTTCGCGCTCGTTCCGCCGCTGGTCTTCGGTCTCTCGCGGTTCGTTGCCGACGACGCCGCCCTGACGCTCGGCGTCCTCTTCGTCCTGCTCACCCCGTGCGTCGACTACGTCATCGTGTTCACCGGGCTCGCCGGCGGCGCGAAGGACCGGCTGCTCGCCGCGGCGCCCATCCTGCTGCTCGCCCAGCTGGTCGCCCTGCCGGGCCTGCTGTGGCTCATGGCCGGGCACGACGTCGTCGCCCGCCTCGATCTCGCGCCCTTCGTCGACGCTCTGCTCTACCTGATCCTGCTGCCACTGGCCGCCGCGATGCTCACGCAGCTACTCGCCGAGCGCGGCGGGCCCCGGGTCCGGCGCGCCGCCGGGCGGAGCGCGAGAACGATGCTCGCGGTCATGGTCCCGCTCATGATGCTCACGCTCGCCGTGGTGGTCGCCTCGCAGATCCACGGTGTGAGCCTCGAGCTGGCCCGGCTCGCCCGGCTGATCCCGCTCTATGCAGGGTTCGGGGTGCTCATGTTCGCGGCCGGCTTGCTGCTCGGCCGCGCGCCCGGCTGGATCGGCCGGCCCGGCTTCGACGTCGCCGCCCGCCGGGCGATCGTCTTCACGGGCGTGACCCGGAACTCGCTCGTCGTGCTGCCGCTGGTGCTCGCGCTGCCGGCCGCGTACGACCTCGCTCCGCTCGCCGTCGTGACCCAGACGCTGGTCGAGCTGGTCCTCATGGTGATCCTCGTGCGGTGGGTGCCGCGGCTGATTCCGGCACCCAACGGTTCCTCTAGGCTGGGGCCGTGA
- a CDS encoding DMT family transporter, with amino-acid sequence MAWVFLAFAVVLEVGGTLSLRAATHASRWWYLSVGLFYAGAFVLLTLALAHSMPLGIAYGVWAATGVALTAVLSRLIFKEPLTLMMTIGIVMICGGVLLIEQGAAHG; translated from the coding sequence CTGGCTTGGGTGTTCCTCGCGTTCGCGGTGGTCCTCGAGGTCGGCGGGACCCTGAGCCTGCGCGCGGCGACGCACGCCAGCCGCTGGTGGTACCTGAGCGTCGGCCTCTTCTACGCTGGCGCCTTCGTGCTGCTCACCCTCGCACTCGCGCATTCGATGCCGCTGGGTATCGCCTACGGAGTGTGGGCGGCGACGGGTGTGGCGCTGACGGCCGTGCTCAGCCGGCTGATCTTCAAGGAGCCGCTGACGCTCATGATGACGATCGGGATCGTCATGATCTGCGGGGGAGTCCTGCTCATCGAGCAGGGCGCCGCGCACGGGTGA
- a CDS encoding DMT family transporter, whose product MKKWILLAVAVVAEVTATLCLKGALEQPLLYGVVAAGYIAAFALLGRVLRAGMPLGVAYGLWSAAGVVLTALAAAVVFSEPITLLMACGFVLVIGGVLLVELGHQRAMPRTRTHPPGDGAHEVTP is encoded by the coding sequence GTGAAGAAGTGGATCCTGCTGGCCGTCGCGGTCGTCGCCGAGGTGACGGCGACGCTCTGTCTCAAGGGTGCGCTCGAACAGCCCTTGCTCTACGGGGTCGTGGCCGCCGGGTACATCGCGGCCTTCGCCCTCCTCGGCCGCGTGCTGCGCGCGGGCATGCCCCTCGGGGTGGCCTACGGCTTGTGGAGCGCCGCCGGCGTGGTGCTCACGGCGCTCGCCGCCGCCGTCGTCTTCTCCGAACCCATCACGCTGCTCATGGCGTGCGGCTTCGTGCTGGTGATCGGCGGGGTGCTCCTCGTCGAGCTCGGCCATCAGCGGGCGATGCCGCGCACCCGGACGCACCCGCCCGGTGACGGTGCCCACGAGGTGACGCCGTGA
- a CDS encoding cysteine hydrolase family protein has product MTARCTEDMTDELDLKNAALVLVDVQQGFRDPWWGRPSGLGTAYANITRLGRAWNDRGLPVVKVRHDSRNPESPLYSGGPGNRFEAAIDALSGDVLVTKTVNSAFLGTPDLATWLRERGISAIVVAGVQTNACVETTARMGGNLGFSVTVPLDATATFDLEGPVLTGNSPLKLSAEELMRATAVSLHGAGFARVTETAAVLSSLDTAAP; this is encoded by the coding sequence GTGACCGCGAGATGTACTGAGGACATGACTGATGAACTCGATCTGAAGAACGCAGCACTAGTCCTCGTGGACGTCCAGCAGGGGTTCCGCGATCCCTGGTGGGGGCGCCCGTCAGGCCTCGGCACCGCCTACGCGAATATCACCCGTCTCGGCCGGGCGTGGAACGACAGGGGCCTCCCCGTGGTCAAAGTGCGCCACGACAGCCGCAACCCCGAATCGCCGCTGTACTCGGGTGGACCTGGAAACCGGTTCGAAGCGGCGATCGATGCGCTGTCAGGAGATGTCCTGGTGACCAAAACGGTCAACTCGGCATTCCTCGGAACGCCGGACCTGGCAACCTGGCTCCGAGAACGGGGGATCTCCGCGATCGTCGTCGCAGGCGTGCAGACGAACGCCTGCGTCGAGACGACGGCGCGCATGGGCGGAAATCTCGGCTTTTCGGTCACGGTTCCACTTGACGCGACCGCGACGTTCGATCTGGAAGGCCCCGTGCTGACTGGGAATTCGCCACTCAAATTGAGTGCCGAAGAGTTGATGCGCGCAACGGCCGTTAGCCTGCATGGCGCGGGGTTCGCGCGTGTGACCGAGACGGCCGCGGTTCTGTCGAGCCTCGACACCGCCGCCCCGTAG
- a CDS encoding GlxA family transcriptional regulator, producing the protein MRTIRTAILAYDGMRIYDFAVAQEVFSTRPEMTGVEFSPVVVASKPLVRTAEGITVARTASHAGHSPDMVVVPGSEERLGQIAGEDLEWVRSQAAQAGTAVIGLCTGAFVLAAAGLLHSRRATTHWRFMGQLAHSAPGIKPVTNALYVRDGNVWTSAGVTAGVDALLAAIESIAGSSTTQIIARSMVTPPRRQGSQAQFAPRERSAPTHPFAELADTVQEELDRTWTVHDLAAASHMSDRTFHRRFKEVMGRTPAKWVTELRLQEARAALETTSLTVETIAHRVGYSTADHFRQQFAAQFGLAPSVYRTNMTSTPTG; encoded by the coding sequence ATGCGGACGATCCGGACAGCGATCCTGGCCTACGACGGTATGCGGATCTACGATTTCGCCGTCGCGCAGGAGGTGTTCAGCACCCGACCCGAGATGACAGGCGTCGAATTCAGCCCGGTCGTCGTCGCGAGCAAGCCCCTCGTGAGAACGGCCGAGGGCATTACCGTCGCGCGAACCGCGAGTCACGCCGGACACAGCCCCGACATGGTGGTGGTGCCCGGTTCCGAGGAACGACTCGGACAGATTGCCGGAGAGGATCTCGAGTGGGTGCGGAGCCAGGCAGCGCAGGCCGGGACCGCGGTCATCGGGCTCTGCACAGGCGCGTTCGTGCTCGCCGCGGCCGGGCTTCTCCACAGCCGTCGCGCCACGACGCACTGGAGGTTCATGGGCCAACTGGCCCACAGCGCGCCCGGCATCAAGCCCGTGACCAACGCGCTCTACGTCCGCGACGGCAACGTCTGGACATCCGCCGGCGTCACGGCCGGTGTCGATGCCCTGTTGGCCGCAATCGAATCGATCGCCGGTTCGTCGACGACGCAGATCATCGCGCGCTCAATGGTCACGCCACCTCGTCGGCAGGGGAGCCAGGCGCAATTCGCTCCGCGCGAGCGCTCCGCCCCCACGCACCCTTTCGCCGAACTCGCGGATACCGTCCAGGAAGAACTGGACAGGACCTGGACTGTTCATGATCTCGCCGCCGCCTCACACATGTCCGACAGGACGTTCCACCGGCGCTTCAAGGAGGTCATGGGCCGGACACCCGCCAAGTGGGTCACCGAATTGCGCCTTCAGGAGGCGCGGGCCGCGTTGGAGACAACATCCCTGACCGTCGAGACCATCGCTCATCGCGTTGGCTACAGCACGGCCGATCATTTTCGGCAGCAGTTCGCCGCGCAGTTCGGACTCGCACCCAGCGTGTATCGAACCAACATGACGTCGACACCCACGGGGTGA